CAATTTGTacccagaaagaaagaaaaagtaaaaagcaaaaaaaatactCCTATGCATTCTACACTGCAGACCACCATCATTTTATAGCGGCCATCGACCAAATGGAAAGCAGCAGCAGCCCAGCATCACTCTCCATCGAGAGCTTTTCGCATAGTTGGCTAATGAACTTAAAGCCATCTTCGTTTGAAAGCTGCCTGGACTACAGGTCATCCTGCAGCACCTCCTTTGATGCCTCCGACGAAGCTTCCTTCATTGAGATGGACCCCAAAATGCCTCCCTCCAGGAGGTTCTCCCGGGTCCCAAAAGATTTCAGCTTCGATTTTCGCAACTCACCAGCCCCTCTAACGCTTGCCGATGCCGAGGACCTCATCTCGGCCGATGGATTCCTCATGCCACTTTTCGGCAACCGACCGGTGATCATGAGCGATGAAGGTACTCATGAATCCTCGTCGTCGCCGGCGTTCATTGTTTCTTCGCTGAATGAT
This portion of the Coffea arabica cultivar ET-39 chromosome 2e, Coffea Arabica ET-39 HiFi, whole genome shotgun sequence genome encodes:
- the LOC113729980 gene encoding probable membrane-associated kinase regulator 6; this translates as MESSSSPASLSIESFSHSWLMNLKPSSFESCLDYRSSCSTSFDASDEASFIEMDPKMPPSRRFSRVPKDFSFDFRNSPAPLTLADAEDLISADGFLMPLFGNRPVIMSDEGTHESSSSPAFIVSSLNDKEAVRSSSRVRCSSLRRCKRLSKRIFQKYMDFLRPLCQKLRGHRSGSSRVASISSSRGCENEGKNAEFYSPATSPRTSVAWSADNWRRSCDSESSIYEAVLHCKRTHHGK